A single genomic interval of Mucilaginibacter boryungensis harbors:
- a CDS encoding MFS transporter, which translates to MAMTVDKLPFQKQLAYASGMIGWSIMTNIIIVMLPYFYLPPSNAGLTPLLPQLLIFGLLNILPLIAASGRLVDALFDPFIASISDKSNNPAGRRIPFMKWAILPSVLFCCLVFKPVAMGESIYNAFGLAIALMLFFMSLTTYIIPYNALLPELTNTSSEKVKLSSFQQIGFIIGMIISGLVNNYARALQTAFHIVNADQAIQYTIWGLCLFAGAMMLIPVLAINEKQYSNSKPSHLPLLPAIKKTFGNRNFKYYLISDFSYYMALSIISSGLLYFVTVLLKLPATRGGVMLAVMVLTSLLFYPLIIYLSKKIGKKPIVLFSFALLSLIFITIFFLGKFPVSANVQIYALALGASFPLASLGILPNAILAEIAEHEAQLTGENREGMFFAVKYLFVKLGQSLGIALFAFLTIYGKDPDRDYGLRLNGICGFVLCIAAFLVFSRFKERGTTG; encoded by the coding sequence ATGGCCATGACGGTTGATAAATTACCCTTCCAGAAACAACTTGCTTACGCCAGCGGCATGATAGGATGGAGCATTATGACCAATATTATTATTGTGATGCTGCCCTATTTTTATTTACCGCCGTCAAATGCCGGGCTAACACCATTGCTTCCGCAATTACTCATATTTGGCCTACTGAACATCCTTCCGCTTATAGCCGCTTCGGGGCGTTTGGTTGATGCCCTGTTCGATCCTTTTATCGCCTCAATAAGCGACAAAAGCAATAATCCGGCAGGCAGGCGCATACCTTTTATGAAATGGGCTATTCTTCCCTCGGTGCTTTTTTGCTGTCTTGTTTTTAAGCCGGTTGCCATGGGTGAAAGTATATATAATGCTTTTGGCCTGGCCATAGCCCTGATGCTTTTTTTCATGAGCCTTACTACTTATATCATCCCCTATAACGCCTTGCTGCCCGAACTGACAAATACCTCATCTGAAAAGGTCAAATTATCTTCCTTTCAACAAATTGGTTTTATTATCGGGATGATCATTTCGGGCCTGGTAAATAACTATGCACGGGCACTGCAAACCGCTTTTCACATAGTTAATGCCGACCAGGCCATACAATACACTATTTGGGGGCTGTGCCTGTTTGCCGGGGCAATGATGCTGATACCTGTTTTAGCTATTAATGAGAAACAATACTCTAACAGCAAACCATCGCATTTGCCATTGCTGCCTGCTATTAAAAAAACGTTTGGTAACCGCAATTTTAAATATTACCTCATTTCCGATTTTTCATATTACATGGCACTTAGCATCATCAGCAGTGGCTTGCTATATTTTGTTACCGTGCTTTTAAAATTACCTGCAACCCGGGGGGGCGTAATGCTGGCCGTAATGGTGCTAACATCTTTATTGTTTTATCCCTTAATTATTTACCTGTCAAAAAAGATAGGTAAAAAGCCTATCGTTTTATTCTCATTTGCATTGCTGAGCCTGATTTTTATAACCATATTTTTCCTGGGGAAATTTCCGGTATCTGCTAATGTGCAAATTTATGCGCTGGCGCTCGGGGCCTCTTTCCCCCTGGCTTCTCTGGGCATACTACCCAACGCCATATTAGCTGAAATTGCCGAACATGAAGCCCAGCTCACCGGTGAAAACCGTGAAGGGATGTTTTTTGCCGTAAAATATCTGTTCGTAAAATTAGGGCAATCATTAGGCATCGCGCTGTTTGCCTTCCTTACTATATATGGCAAAGATCCCGATCGTGATTATGGACTGCGGTTGAACGGCATTTGCGGGTTTGTACTTTGTATAGCAGCCTTTTTGGTATTCAGCCGGTTTAAAGAACGAGGCACAACTGGTTAA